The following are encoded together in the Kribbella sp. CA-293567 genome:
- a CDS encoding heparinase II/III domain-containing protein, with translation MPRRRLWLPLLTAGAVVVVIALITVILSPQTAWGPRATQPPKAGAKAIPSATKPTTADRPGQVKAAKYECPKYSGIDGPNPVARIHQDTFQWGVHPAYQVGDGKGDINWRANPYNQPSWYMWLHSLRWLGQGIEAGRAGDKKALARVTTIIRDWVTDNPYDWKGDVGAHEATMHRTNVLICARQAVLSGSKARTLPPGYAWLDKALLDHARFMEINWGGVGNHGTDESIALFGIGCTLGRQPLKQLAERRLSRAINESIDEQGSTNEQSTAYAIFNYTLWGRAIKALQDCGAEPSPSVKGRRAALATWIAMASDSFGRVHQLGDSERVRTPTIFPGTLMLYPGTLGEQGRPPAERVGIYDAGYVFGRTGWGEQRPFAQESTYSIRFGPARTLHGHDDHMSITYTSHGREILVDGGHPGYQVDKWRNWAKSESAHNVLSSPLMAGRPTETKLVRSRIEPTAEFYHLSDSPGPGMSRERSILVLKDPDLILALDRATSEQSQDFQAQWHLPIGQQATVSSPTTVVAHNPRDKVKTVLLQIPYQQALPGDAITVTHGQEDPVQGWHYPTTTTRQAAPVVSFNRSGKSATVLSVIVPADHRAAVSYRTRTTGSTMFVDLTVGALRTTVAVREDGHLSRVK, from the coding sequence ATGCCCCGACGACGACTGTGGTTGCCCTTGCTGACGGCGGGAGCCGTCGTCGTGGTGATCGCGCTGATCACCGTGATCCTGTCGCCGCAGACCGCTTGGGGGCCGCGCGCCACGCAGCCACCGAAGGCCGGCGCCAAGGCCATCCCGAGCGCCACGAAGCCGACCACGGCGGACCGGCCGGGTCAGGTGAAGGCGGCGAAGTACGAGTGTCCGAAGTACAGCGGGATCGACGGGCCCAACCCGGTCGCCCGGATCCACCAGGACACCTTCCAGTGGGGCGTGCACCCGGCGTACCAGGTGGGTGACGGCAAGGGCGACATCAACTGGCGGGCGAATCCCTACAACCAGCCCAGCTGGTACATGTGGCTGCATTCGCTGCGCTGGCTCGGCCAGGGGATCGAGGCCGGCCGGGCGGGCGACAAGAAGGCGCTGGCCCGGGTGACGACGATCATCCGCGACTGGGTGACCGACAATCCGTACGACTGGAAGGGCGACGTCGGCGCGCACGAGGCGACCATGCATCGCACCAACGTGCTGATCTGCGCCCGCCAGGCAGTGCTGAGCGGATCGAAGGCGCGGACGCTGCCGCCCGGTTATGCCTGGCTGGACAAGGCTTTGCTGGACCACGCCAGGTTCATGGAGATCAACTGGGGTGGGGTGGGCAACCACGGCACCGACGAGAGCATCGCCCTGTTCGGAATCGGCTGCACGCTCGGGCGTCAACCGCTCAAGCAGCTCGCGGAACGACGGCTGAGCAGGGCGATCAACGAGTCGATCGACGAACAGGGCTCGACCAACGAGCAGTCCACGGCGTACGCGATCTTCAACTACACACTGTGGGGCCGGGCGATCAAAGCCCTGCAGGACTGCGGCGCCGAGCCGAGCCCGTCCGTCAAGGGCCGCCGGGCCGCCCTCGCGACCTGGATCGCGATGGCCAGCGACTCCTTCGGCAGAGTGCACCAGCTCGGCGACTCCGAGCGAGTCAGGACGCCCACGATCTTCCCCGGTACGCTGATGCTGTACCCCGGAACCCTTGGCGAACAAGGCCGTCCGCCGGCCGAGCGGGTCGGCATCTACGACGCCGGCTACGTCTTCGGCCGGACCGGCTGGGGGGAGCAGCGGCCCTTCGCCCAGGAGTCGACGTACAGCATCAGGTTCGGGCCGGCGCGCACGCTGCACGGGCACGACGACCACATGTCGATCACCTACACCTCGCACGGCCGGGAGATCCTGGTCGACGGCGGGCACCCGGGGTACCAGGTCGACAAGTGGCGCAACTGGGCCAAGAGCGAGTCCGCGCACAACGTGCTGTCGAGCCCGCTGATGGCCGGTCGCCCGACCGAGACGAAGCTGGTCCGCTCGCGGATCGAGCCGACAGCGGAGTTCTACCACCTGTCGGACTCCCCGGGGCCAGGGATGTCGCGCGAGCGTTCGATCCTGGTGCTCAAGGATCCGGACCTGATCCTCGCGCTGGATCGGGCCACCTCTGAGCAGAGCCAGGATTTCCAGGCCCAGTGGCATCTCCCGATCGGTCAGCAGGCGACGGTCAGCTCACCGACCACGGTGGTCGCGCACAACCCGCGCGACAAGGTCAAGACCGTGCTGCTGCAGATCCCCTACCAGCAAGCGCTTCCGGGCGACGCGATCACGGTGACTCACGGCCAGGAAGACCCGGTGCAAGGCTGGCACTACCCGACGACCACGACGAGGCAGGCGGCGCCAGTGGTCAGCTTCAACCGCAGCGGCAAGTCGGCGACCGTCCTGTCCGTCATCGTCCCCGCCGACCACCGGGCGGCGGTCAGCTACCGGACCCGAACGACCGGCTCGACGATGTTCGTCGACCTCACTGTCGGAGCCCTGCGCACCACCGTCGCAGTACGGGAGGACGGCCACCTGAGCCGGGTGAAGTAA
- a CDS encoding response regulator transcription factor, which translates to MRVLIAGVDQKFVATTARELRRLSMAVDVCRDGNAALDRAGLHQYAVIVLDSDLPGVPADEVVRKVVASGEGPRLLLLTRSVEVSDRVEGLAIGADDVLSWPFATEELVARIQALGRRSMRALPPVRTWQGVVLDLPRHQASREGRFLQLSPKEFAVLDVLMRAAGVVVSAEELLEQAWDEHVDPFTNAVRVTMMTLRRKLGSPALIETVPGVGYRLCRTPETLSSQCG; encoded by the coding sequence GTGCGAGTGCTGATTGCCGGTGTGGATCAGAAGTTCGTAGCGACCACCGCGCGTGAGCTGCGGAGGTTGTCGATGGCGGTCGACGTCTGTCGGGACGGCAACGCCGCGCTGGATCGTGCCGGGCTGCACCAGTACGCCGTGATCGTCCTGGACAGCGACCTGCCGGGGGTGCCGGCCGACGAAGTGGTCAGGAAGGTGGTCGCGTCCGGCGAGGGACCGCGGTTGTTGCTGCTCACCCGGTCGGTGGAGGTGTCGGACCGGGTCGAGGGACTGGCGATCGGCGCGGACGACGTGCTGTCGTGGCCGTTCGCGACCGAGGAACTGGTGGCCAGGATCCAGGCGCTCGGACGCAGGTCGATGCGCGCGCTTCCGCCGGTACGGACCTGGCAGGGCGTGGTGCTCGACCTGCCCCGTCACCAGGCGAGTCGCGAAGGGCGCTTCCTGCAGTTGTCGCCGAAGGAGTTCGCCGTCCTCGACGTGCTGATGCGGGCCGCGGGGGTGGTGGTCAGTGCGGAGGAGTTGCTGGAGCAGGCCTGGGACGAACATGTCGATCCGTTCACCAACGCGGTCCGCGTCACGATGATGACGCTGCGGCGGAAACTCGGGTCGCCGGCGCTGATCGAGACGGTTCCCGGGGTCGGATACCGCCTGTGCCGCACGCCGGAGACATTGTCTTCGCAGTGCGGCTGA
- a CDS encoding MFS transporter — protein MVEVRPRSRWTAIAAFALVGAATQLVWLNFAGVTTVAADRYGVSENAIGWLAQVFPLLYVVLAIPAGLILDKWFRSGLIAGAVLTALGALLRLGGDDYSWLLAGQLVASVAQPLVLNAVTGITGRYLAEKDRPTGIAAGTASIFAGMVLAFLLSAIYPDSNQLPTVLWLTAIFSVLAAAGVIVALRKPGEHKLERRRPDRGALQIAWGDPLIRRLCVLAIFPFGVFVAITTFSQALLEPAGVSAGTASTILLINVVAGVVGSAVVPVLVVRHHAEAALLVASLSVTALACVALALAPSVAVGFIAITLIGFLLLPALPIVLELVERRTGEAEGTAAGLIWMAGNLGGLLVATAVGILVDRPLAAFLVMAGVALIAVPGARALRRPIAELDAPG, from the coding sequence ATGGTGGAGGTCAGGCCGCGGAGTCGCTGGACAGCGATCGCCGCGTTCGCGCTGGTGGGGGCCGCGACTCAACTGGTCTGGCTGAACTTCGCCGGAGTGACCACGGTGGCCGCCGATCGGTACGGCGTGTCCGAGAACGCGATCGGCTGGCTGGCGCAGGTCTTCCCGCTGCTGTACGTCGTACTGGCGATTCCGGCCGGGTTGATCCTCGACAAGTGGTTCCGCAGCGGCCTGATCGCGGGCGCCGTACTGACCGCGCTGGGCGCGCTGCTGCGACTCGGCGGTGACGACTACAGCTGGCTGCTTGCCGGGCAACTCGTGGCCTCCGTGGCCCAACCGCTGGTGCTGAACGCGGTCACCGGCATCACCGGGCGCTACCTGGCGGAGAAGGATCGACCGACCGGGATAGCGGCCGGGACGGCGAGCATCTTCGCCGGCATGGTGCTCGCCTTCCTGCTGTCGGCGATCTACCCCGACAGCAACCAACTCCCGACCGTGTTGTGGCTGACAGCAATCTTCTCCGTGCTCGCCGCGGCCGGCGTGATCGTTGCCCTGCGCAAACCTGGTGAACACAAGCTCGAACGCCGGCGGCCGGATCGCGGCGCCTTGCAGATCGCCTGGGGCGACCCGCTGATCCGGCGGCTGTGCGTGCTGGCGATCTTCCCGTTCGGCGTGTTCGTTGCCATCACCACCTTCTCCCAGGCGCTGCTGGAACCGGCCGGTGTCAGCGCGGGCACCGCTTCCACGATCCTGCTGATCAATGTCGTCGCCGGAGTCGTCGGCAGCGCCGTCGTGCCGGTGCTCGTGGTCAGGCACCACGCCGAGGCAGCGTTGCTGGTGGCAAGCTTGTCGGTGACCGCCCTCGCTTGCGTCGCGCTGGCGCTGGCGCCCTCGGTTGCGGTGGGCTTCATCGCGATCACGCTGATCGGCTTCTTGTTGTTGCCTGCATTGCCAATCGTGCTGGAGCTGGTCGAGCGGCGTACCGGCGAGGCAGAGGGTACGGCGGCCGGCCTGATCTGGATGGCAGGGAACCTCGGCGGTCTGCTGGTCGCGACCGCGGTCGGCATCCTGGTCGATCGCCCACTGGCAGCCTTCCTGGTGATGGCGGGAGTCGCGCTTATCGCAGTACCGGGTGCACGAGCGCTGCGGCGCCCTATTGCCGAGCTCGACGCGCCAGGCTGA